The following coding sequences are from one Haemophilus haemolyticus window:
- a CDS encoding Eco57I restriction-modification methylase domain-containing protein: MMKKTNEKKIANKCQIFTPTNYVKELLDSVGYHKNIVNKTILENSCGDGNILVEIVNRYIEEAIELKFSNKKIKKGLENNIFGFEIDKNQFEKCICNLNLLVKKNGIQDVEWKIYNEDYLKSEVNIQFDFIVGNPPYITYSNLSQEERTFIKDKYETCRQGKFDYCYAFIEHSIKSLSSEGKMSYLIPSSIFKTVFGNKLREFMVKYIVEIKDYTKEKIFDNALVKSAIIIVDKKDCSEKIKYINMSNDDGLYICKKTIRKKWVFSNEFNIGKKRFGDYFKVSHVVATLLNKAYVINEDMYDEADEYYKVGKFMIEKDVIMPTATPRNMRYGKEEKIIFPYKYIDNQLIKYTEKEFKNLYPGAFSYLTKFKEDLIKRKSDKKSKWFEYGRTQALLGIKCEKLLISTIITDKVAVYRLDEACIPYAGMYISLRDEHQEYNFGFAKEILESENFMEYVKKVGINISGSSLRITSKDIEEFNF, from the coding sequence ATGATGAAAAAAACAAATGAAAAAAAAATAGCGAATAAATGTCAAATTTTTACTCCCACAAATTATGTTAAAGAGTTACTGGACTCTGTTGGTTATCATAAAAATATAGTAAATAAAACAATATTAGAAAATTCTTGTGGTGATGGCAATATACTTGTTGAAATAGTTAATAGGTACATTGAAGAAGCAATAGAACTTAAATTTTCTAATAAAAAAATAAAAAAAGGTTTAGAAAACAATATTTTTGGGTTTGAAATTGACAAAAATCAATTTGAAAAGTGTATCTGTAACTTGAATTTACTTGTTAAAAAAAATGGGATACAGGATGTTGAATGGAAAATCTATAATGAAGATTATTTAAAAAGTGAGGTAAATATACAATTTGATTTTATAGTGGGTAATCCTCCATATATAACTTACAGTAATTTATCTCAAGAGGAAAGAACATTTATTAAGGATAAATATGAAACTTGCAGACAAGGAAAATTTGATTATTGCTATGCATTTATAGAACATAGTATTAAGTCATTATCAAGTGAAGGAAAAATGTCTTATTTAATACCTAGTAGTATTTTTAAAACTGTTTTTGGGAATAAGCTTAGAGAATTTATGGTTAAGTATATTGTTGAAATAAAAGATTATACAAAAGAAAAAATATTCGATAATGCGTTGGTAAAGTCAGCAATTATAATAGTAGATAAAAAGGATTGCAGTGAAAAAATCAAATATATAAATATGAGTAATGATGATGGGTTATATATTTGTAAAAAAACAATTAGAAAGAAATGGGTTTTTTCTAATGAATTTAACATTGGTAAGAAACGGTTTGGAGATTATTTCAAAGTATCTCACGTGGTAGCAACCTTGTTGAATAAAGCGTATGTAATTAATGAAGATATGTACGATGAGGCAGATGAATACTATAAGGTTGGAAAATTTATGATCGAAAAGGATGTAATTATGCCAACTGCAACACCAAGAAATATGAGATATGGTAAAGAGGAAAAAATTATTTTTCCTTATAAGTATATTGATAATCAATTAATAAAATATACAGAAAAAGAATTTAAAAACTTATATCCTGGGGCTTTTTCTTACTTAACAAAATTCAAAGAAGACTTAATAAAAAGGAAATCAGATAAAAAATCAAAGTGGTTTGAGTACGGAAGAACGCAAGCACTTTTAGGAATTAAGTGTGAAAAATTACTTATATCAACTATCATTACAGATAAAGTCGCTGTATATAGACTAGATGAGGCATGTATTCCATATGCAGGGATGTACATTTCTTTGAGAGATGAACATCAGGAATATAATTTTGGTTTTGCAAAAGAAATTCTTGAAAGTGAAAATTTTATGGAATATGTAAAGAAAGTGGGGATAAATATTAGCGGAAGTTCATTGAGAATTACATCAAAGGATATTGAAGAATTTAATTTTTAA
- a CDS encoding HNH endonuclease codes for MKNDYRNTIYWVSKKNIVSEKDALENKIKAEHSRTKIIYNQINKKYSVYNKLFRNIYSNKCSYCGITTDVVSSELFEIDHFLCESSFNGDSINAGKIKNLVLSCKKCNRAKKDFIWDEVYSSKFNVDDGSITELFYRDKNYYIKVENKFITDKTICEFYRKLKLDEEIRRLDFLLMNMYGFSKKHSSDRISEKISKCVVLLQQKRNEL; via the coding sequence ATGAAGAATGATTATAGAAATACGATATATTGGGTTTCGAAAAAAAATATTGTATCTGAAAAAGACGCTTTAGAAAATAAAATAAAAGCTGAACATTCTCGAACTAAAATAATATATAATCAAATAAATAAAAAATATAGTGTTTATAATAAGTTATTTAGAAACATATACAGCAATAAATGTTCATATTGTGGAATAACAACGGATGTAGTAAGTTCTGAATTATTTGAGATCGATCATTTTTTATGTGAATCATCATTTAATGGAGATTCTATAAATGCAGGTAAAATAAAAAATTTAGTGCTTTCGTGTAAAAAATGTAACAGAGCAAAGAAAGATTTTATATGGGATGAAGTATATTCTTCGAAATTTAATGTTGATGATGGAAGTATAACAGAATTATTTTATAGAGATAAGAACTACTATATAAAAGTGGAGAATAAATTTATTACAGATAAAACTATTTGTGAATTCTATAGAAAGTTGAAATTGGACGAAGAAATTAGGAGATTAGATTTTTTGCTCATGAATATGTATGGCTTCTCTAAAAAACATTCTAGTGATAGAATATCTGAAAAAATATCAAAATGCGTTGTTCTTTTGCAACAAAAAAGAAATGAGTTGTAG
- a CDS encoding KilA-N domain-containing protein, whose protein sequence is MSKVKKDTIEAKGFAIQIYTEDFKNDYISLTDIARYKNVYEPKDVVKNWLRVRDTIEFLGLWETIHNPNFKGVEFDSFRKEAGTNAFTLSPQRWIENTNAIGIVSKSGRGGGTFAHPDIAMEFASWISAEFKLYLIQDYKRLKLDENSKLSLGWNLNREISKINYKIHTDAIKEYLLKDLTNEQLSYKYASEADMLNVALFNKRAKQWCEENPDLKGNMRDYASLNELLVLANMESYNAILIGKGMEQKERMIELRKLARTQIVSLEKLNKKAIKKLEYFDDEKNK, encoded by the coding sequence ATGTCTAAGGTGAAAAAAGACACGATTGAAGCAAAAGGTTTTGCTATTCAAATTTATACTGAAGACTTTAAAAATGACTATATAAGTTTAACGGATATTGCAAGATACAAAAATGTGTATGAACCTAAAGATGTTGTTAAAAACTGGCTAAGAGTAAGAGATACAATTGAATTCCTTGGTCTATGGGAGACTATTCATAATCCTAATTTTAAAGGGGTCGAATTCGACTCCTTTAGAAAGGAAGCAGGAACAAATGCATTCACATTATCGCCTCAAAGATGGATTGAAAATACAAATGCAATCGGTATTGTTTCTAAATCTGGGAGAGGCGGAGGAACGTTCGCTCATCCTGATATAGCAATGGAATTTGCTTCGTGGATTTCAGCAGAGTTTAAGCTCTATTTAATCCAAGATTACAAAAGGCTTAAGTTAGATGAAAATTCTAAGCTATCATTAGGTTGGAATTTGAATAGAGAAATTTCTAAGATTAACTATAAAATCCATACAGATGCAATCAAAGAATATCTATTAAAGGATCTTACCAACGAACAGTTATCCTATAAATATGCAAGTGAAGCAGATATGCTCAATGTTGCCTTATTTAACAAGCGAGCAAAACAGTGGTGTGAAGAAAATCCAGATTTGAAAGGCAATATGAGAGATTATGCAAGTCTGAATGAGTTACTGGTGCTTGCCAATATGGAAAGTTATAATGCAATTCTTATTGGAAAAGGTATGGAACAAAAAGAAAGAATGATAGAACTTAGAAAGCTTGCGAGAACTCAAATTGTGTCCTTGGAAAAATTAAATAAGAAAGCAATAAAAAAACTGGAGTATTTCGATGATGAAAAAAACAAATGA
- a CDS encoding protein-disulfide reductase DsbD: MKKLFLFFTLIFTALAANAGLFDKKQSFLKVDDAFAFSATLSADKSQLEAHWDIADGYYLYQDKISAELVGKSDALTLHAQQAAELHQDPYFGKVKVFTRSIDGVFSGAFSNADEQVEISYQGCTEGFCYPPETKVLRIGDLAVSQEKIVEKTVEKNTALLSEQDRLADGLFHSKWAILGFFLLGLGLAFTPCVLPMLPLLSAIVIGQQQRPNMMRAFSLAFLYIQGMALTYTLLGLAVAAIGLPFQIALQHPYVMIGLSILFVVLALSMFGLFTIQLPNSLQNKLNTWSQKQTSGAFGGSFAMGMIAGLVASPCTSAPLSGALLYVAQSGDLFTGAATLYLLALGMGVPLMLITLFGNKILPKSGEWMNTVKQTFGFVMLALPVFLLSRILPEVWEPRLWAGLATAFFIWFALQMPKSGFGYAIKIISFALAMVSVQPLQNWIWQTQITIQSAVENKSVSQVKFKQIKNIEELDRTLVENPHSIAMLDLYADWCVACKEFEKLTFSDPKVQQQFQNILLLQVNMTKNSPENKALMERFNVMGLPTILFFDKQNNEIQGSRVTGFMDADSFSNWIEKLL; the protein is encoded by the coding sequence ATGAAAAAACTTTTTCTTTTTTTTACACTGATTTTTACCGCACTTGCAGCTAACGCTGGTCTATTTGATAAAAAACAATCTTTCTTGAAAGTAGATGATGCTTTTGCATTTTCTGCCACTTTATCTGCGGATAAAAGCCAATTAGAAGCTCATTGGGATATTGCCGATGGCTATTATCTATATCAAGATAAGATTAGTGCTGAATTAGTTGGTAAATCGGATGCTCTTACTTTACATGCTCAACAAGCAGCTGAATTACATCAAGACCCTTATTTTGGTAAAGTGAAGGTGTTTACTCGCTCAATTGATGGCGTATTTAGCGGCGCATTTAGCAATGCTGATGAGCAGGTTGAAATCAGTTATCAAGGATGTACCGAAGGTTTTTGTTATCCGCCTGAAACTAAAGTATTACGAATTGGGGATTTAGCCGTTTCTCAAGAGAAAATTGTCGAAAAAACAGTTGAAAAAAATACCGCACTTTTATCTGAACAAGATCGTTTAGCTGATGGTTTATTCCATAGTAAATGGGCGATTTTGGGTTTCTTTTTATTGGGATTGGGACTGGCTTTTACACCTTGTGTATTGCCAATGTTACCGTTGCTTTCTGCTATTGTTATTGGTCAGCAACAACGTCCAAATATGATGCGAGCGTTTAGTTTAGCTTTTCTTTATATTCAAGGCATGGCACTGACTTACACCTTGTTAGGGCTAGCGGTAGCGGCTATCGGTTTGCCGTTTCAAATCGCCTTGCAACATCCTTATGTGATGATCGGGCTTTCTATTTTATTTGTTGTTCTTGCCCTTTCAATGTTTGGCTTATTTACTATTCAATTGCCAAATAGCTTACAAAATAAATTGAATACATGGAGTCAAAAACAAACCTCGGGCGCTTTTGGCGGTTCCTTTGCGATGGGAATGATTGCTGGGCTTGTGGCATCACCTTGTACATCTGCACCACTTTCTGGCGCTTTACTTTATGTGGCGCAAAGCGGTGATTTATTCACAGGCGCAGCAACCCTTTATTTACTCGCACTTGGTATGGGCGTGCCGCTCATGTTAATCACATTGTTTGGTAATAAAATTTTGCCAAAATCAGGTGAGTGGATGAACACAGTGAAACAAACATTCGGCTTTGTTATGTTAGCGTTACCTGTGTTTTTACTTTCTCGTATTTTGCCTGAAGTATGGGAGCCTCGCTTATGGGCTGGATTAGCAACAGCATTCTTTATTTGGTTTGCGTTGCAGATGCCTAAGAGTGGTTTTGGCTATGCCATTAAAATTATTAGTTTTGCGTTGGCTATGGTTTCCGTACAACCTTTGCAAAATTGGATTTGGCAAACTCAGATAACAATACAAAGTGCGGTAGAAAATAAGTCTGTTTCTCAGGTTAAATTTAAGCAAATTAAAAATATTGAAGAACTTGACCGCACTTTAGTGGAAAATCCGCATTCGATCGCGATGTTGGATTTATACGCGGATTGGTGTGTGGCTTGTAAAGAATTTGAAAAGCTGACTTTTTCAGATCCAAAAGTGCAACAGCAGTTTCAAAATATCTTATTGTTACAAGTGAATATGACAAAGAATAGCCCAGAAAATAAAGCATTAATGGAACGCTTTAATGTGATGGGATTACCCACAATTTTATTTTTTGATAAGCAAAATAATGAGATTCAAGGAAGTAGAGTAACGGGCTTTATGGATGCTGATTCTTTTTCTAATTGGATTGAAAAGCTACTTTAG
- the arcA gene encoding two-component system response regulator ArcA, whose translation MATPQILVVEDEIVTRNTLKGIFEAEGYDVLEAENGAEMHHMLENHNINLVVMDINLPGKNGLLLARELREELNLPLIFLTGRDNEVDKILGLEIGADDYLTKPFNPRELTIRARNLLHRTMPHQEKENTFGREFYRFNGWKLDLNSHSLITPEGQEFKLPRSEFRAMLHFCENPGKLQTREELLKKMTGRELKPQDRTVDVTIRRIRKHFEDHPNTPNIIMTVHGEGYRFCGDIE comes from the coding sequence ATGGCTACTCCACAAATTCTCGTTGTTGAAGATGAAATCGTTACCAGAAATACGCTTAAAGGGATTTTTGAAGCGGAAGGGTATGATGTGCTTGAAGCAGAAAATGGCGCAGAAATGCATCACATGTTAGAAAACCACAATATTAATTTGGTGGTGATGGATATTAATTTACCGGGTAAAAACGGTTTATTATTAGCAAGAGAGCTCCGCGAAGAACTCAACTTGCCGCTTATATTTTTAACTGGTCGTGATAATGAAGTCGATAAAATTCTAGGGCTAGAAATCGGTGCCGATGATTATTTAACCAAACCTTTTAACCCTCGAGAATTGACTATCCGTGCACGGAATTTATTGCATCGCACAATGCCACATCAAGAAAAAGAAAATACATTTGGTCGAGAATTCTATCGTTTTAATGGTTGGAAATTAGACTTAAATAGCCACAGTTTAATTACGCCAGAAGGTCAAGAATTTAAACTTCCGCGCAGTGAATTTCGTGCAATGCTACATTTCTGTGAAAATCCAGGAAAATTACAAACTCGCGAAGAATTACTAAAAAAAATGACGGGACGTGAATTAAAACCTCAGGATCGTACGGTGGATGTCACAATTCGACGTATCAGAAAACATTTTGAAGATCATCCTAATACCCCAAATATCATTATGACGGTGCATGGTGAAGGATATCGTTTTTGTGGGGATATAGAATAA
- a CDS encoding sensor histidine kinase, which produces MEYLKYSIEDSTISELLGVQNFSNDEAAVLELVKNAYDAGASVVKLEFVDKTTLKIIDDGDGMDSEDIRKHWMHIGKSNKGYNFIDTNNNVRVQAGAKGVGRFALSRLGKNIQLYSKKEQKDGIVWKTDWNKSTLDLDSSIDNKGTCIVINNLREKWTPKRIEKLNKYLEKTYNDTAMKIRIIANEYDKFVKLHFPKPEPGKNCRANIILKHNKGMLSVSVFSDEFSNDAIKYCPEVDIKTYNSEINILDEFEGNEIYEGGRKELSSELDKLGEFSANLFFNLNVTKHDKEKFLYKYLSTDESVDSGVILYRNAFSISSFEGEKDWLGLGKRSRKSPAAASHPTGAWRVRENQVSGYVLIDKQQNIVLQDLMNRQGLDENISYQLFVQIILTGIKEFERYRQKIIRKINEKNKNEEEYAIKISDEIVKNPKRIENLNTSEKNKLVNEIKLFKQDSKKFKQEKANVEARYKYDVRILNALATSGMKATSIAHEINNDRNQMEPSYDDIITALKKYCVWDIVNSPENRKIACEDIPGLLENNHRAVKKILSFIDAILEKVEKKQFFAEHLNINEIVNSILKGWKKDYSWLNVEICIDDKVEFNISKDTFYTIFDNLILNSVQQNIETNELKIKIAISRNNNKLRISYSDNGKGLPKKYLDNPRIILEPHETSRTNGHGLGMWIINNTINLQKGEVLSISGENGFEFIFEMEETI; this is translated from the coding sequence ATGGAATATCTTAAATACAGTATTGAAGATAGTACAATTTCAGAGCTTTTAGGTGTACAAAACTTTTCCAATGATGAGGCTGCAGTTTTAGAATTAGTTAAAAATGCATATGATGCGGGGGCGTCGGTTGTCAAATTAGAATTTGTAGATAAAACAACTCTGAAAATAATTGATGATGGAGATGGTATGGATTCAGAGGATATAAGGAAACATTGGATGCATATTGGGAAAAGCAATAAAGGATATAATTTTATTGATACAAATAATAATGTTAGGGTGCAAGCCGGAGCTAAAGGAGTAGGTAGGTTTGCCCTATCAAGATTAGGCAAGAATATACAATTATATAGTAAAAAAGAACAAAAAGATGGAATTGTTTGGAAAACAGATTGGAATAAATCTACCTTAGATTTAGATTCTAGCATAGATAATAAAGGCACTTGTATAGTAATAAACAATCTTAGAGAAAAATGGACCCCTAAGAGGATTGAAAAATTAAATAAATACTTAGAGAAAACGTATAATGATACAGCTATGAAGATACGAATTATAGCTAATGAATATGATAAATTTGTGAAGTTGCATTTTCCAAAACCTGAACCAGGGAAAAATTGCAGAGCGAATATTATCCTCAAACATAATAAAGGAATGCTATCTGTGTCTGTATTTTCAGACGAATTTTCTAATGATGCTATTAAATATTGTCCGGAAGTAGATATAAAAACATATAATAGTGAAATCAACATTTTAGATGAATTTGAAGGTAATGAAATTTATGAGGGGGGACGCAAAGAATTATCTTCTGAATTAGATAAACTTGGAGAGTTTTCTGCAAACCTATTTTTCAATCTTAATGTAACAAAGCATGACAAAGAAAAATTTCTATATAAGTATCTAAGTACAGATGAAAGTGTCGATAGTGGTGTGATTCTTTATAGAAATGCTTTTAGCATATCATCGTTTGAAGGAGAAAAAGATTGGCTGGGTTTAGGAAAAAGATCAAGAAAATCCCCCGCAGCTGCGTCGCATCCTACAGGTGCTTGGCGAGTTAGAGAAAATCAAGTATCGGGTTATGTATTGATTGATAAGCAACAAAATATAGTGTTGCAAGATCTTATGAATAGACAAGGATTGGATGAAAATATATCCTATCAATTATTTGTACAAATTATATTAACTGGAATTAAAGAATTTGAAAGGTATAGACAAAAAATAATTCGAAAAATAAACGAAAAAAATAAAAATGAAGAAGAGTATGCAATAAAAATATCAGATGAAATAGTAAAAAACCCTAAAAGGATAGAGAACTTAAATACAAGTGAAAAAAATAAGCTTGTTAATGAAATTAAATTATTTAAACAAGATAGTAAAAAATTCAAACAAGAGAAGGCAAATGTAGAAGCAAGATACAAATATGATGTTAGAATTTTAAATGCTTTAGCAACATCTGGAATGAAGGCTACATCTATAGCGCATGAGATAAATAACGATAGAAATCAAATGGAACCATCCTATGATGATATTATCACTGCTTTAAAAAAATATTGTGTATGGGATATTGTTAATAGTCCAGAGAATAGAAAAATTGCATGTGAAGACATACCTGGTTTATTAGAAAATAACCATAGAGCAGTAAAAAAAATCCTTAGTTTTATTGATGCAATTTTAGAAAAAGTAGAAAAGAAACAATTTTTCGCAGAGCACTTAAATATAAACGAAATTGTAAATTCGATATTGAAAGGTTGGAAAAAAGATTATTCTTGGTTGAATGTAGAAATTTGTATAGATGATAAAGTTGAATTTAATATATCAAAAGATACGTTCTATACTATATTTGATAATTTAATATTAAACAGTGTTCAACAAAACATCGAAACTAATGAATTAAAAATAAAAATAGCAATAAGTAGGAATAATAACAAGCTGAGAATATCATATTCTGATAATGGGAAGGGATTACCAAAAAAATATTTAGATAACCCAAGAATTATTTTAGAACCACATGAAACAAGTAGAACCAATGGGCATGGTCTCGGAATGTGGATAATTAATAATACAATTAATTTACAAAAAGGAGAAGTTCTTTCTATTTCAGGAGAGAATGGATTTGAATTTATTTTTGAAATGGAGGAAACGATTTAA
- a CDS encoding alanine/glycine:cation symporter family protein, producing the protein MTIESILSAIDSFIWGAPLLILLSGTGLYLTLRLGFIQIRYLPRALGYLFKKDKGGKGDVSSFAALCTALAATIGTGNIVGVATAVQAGGPGAIFWMWLVALLGMATKYAECLLAVKYRVRDKNGFMAGGPMYYIERGLGIKWLAKLFALFGVMVAFFGIGTFPQVNAITHAMQDTFNIPVLVTAIIVTLLVGLIILGGVKRIATASSVIVPFMAILYVTTSLVIILLNIEKVPDAISLIIYSAFDPQAALGGAVGFTVMKAIQSGVARGIFSNESGLGSAPIAAAAAQTREPVRQGLISMTGTFLDTIIVCTMTGIVLVLTGAWNNPELAGATVTNYAFAQGLGTSIGATIVTVGLLFFAFTTILGWCYYGERCFVYLVGIRGVKLYRLAYIVLVGLGSFLHLNLIWIIADIVNGLMAFPNLIALIGLRKVVIEETKDYFQRLKINHHDQDEIVE; encoded by the coding sequence ATGACAATTGAGTCAATTCTTTCAGCTATTGATAGCTTTATTTGGGGCGCACCGCTACTCATACTCTTATCAGGCACGGGGCTCTACTTAACCTTACGTTTAGGCTTTATTCAAATTCGCTATTTACCACGTGCGCTGGGTTATTTATTTAAAAAAGATAAAGGCGGGAAAGGCGATGTGTCATCTTTTGCCGCACTTTGTACCGCATTAGCAGCAACAATCGGAACTGGTAATATTGTGGGCGTTGCAACTGCTGTACAAGCAGGTGGGCCTGGCGCTATTTTTTGGATGTGGCTAGTCGCCTTGTTAGGAATGGCAACAAAATATGCCGAATGTTTACTCGCGGTTAAATACCGTGTTCGCGATAAAAATGGCTTTATGGCTGGCGGTCCAATGTATTACATTGAACGTGGATTAGGTATCAAATGGCTAGCAAAATTATTTGCATTATTTGGTGTAATGGTGGCCTTTTTCGGGATCGGTACATTCCCACAAGTCAATGCGATTACCCATGCAATGCAAGATACTTTTAATATTCCGGTTTTAGTTACTGCCATTATTGTTACGCTTTTAGTCGGCTTAATCATTCTTGGTGGTGTAAAACGTATCGCAACCGCATCATCGGTAATTGTGCCGTTTATGGCGATTTTATACGTCACTACTTCACTGGTTATTATCCTTTTAAATATAGAAAAAGTACCAGATGCAATCTCATTAATTATTTATAGTGCTTTTGATCCGCAAGCGGCGCTAGGCGGGGCTGTTGGCTTTACCGTAATGAAGGCAATTCAATCAGGCGTCGCTCGAGGCATTTTCTCCAATGAATCAGGTTTAGGAAGCGCACCAATTGCAGCCGCAGCGGCACAAACTCGTGAACCTGTTCGACAAGGCTTAATTTCTATGACAGGTACATTCTTGGATACCATCATCGTTTGTACAATGACTGGAATTGTATTGGTATTAACTGGAGCGTGGAACAATCCTGAATTAGCGGGTGCAACAGTCACAAACTATGCCTTTGCACAAGGTTTAGGAACATCAATTGGCGCAACGATTGTAACCGTCGGTTTATTATTTTTTGCGTTTACAACTATTTTAGGCTGGTGTTACTACGGTGAACGTTGCTTTGTTTATCTCGTTGGTATTCGTGGCGTAAAACTATATCGTTTAGCTTATATTGTGTTGGTAGGGTTAGGCTCATTCTTACACTTAAATTTAATCTGGATTATCGCCGATATCGTAAATGGTTTAATGGCCTTTCCAAATCTCATCGCACTCATTGGATTGCGAAAAGTTGTGATTGAAGAAACAAAAGATTATTTCCAACGCTTGAAAATAAATCATCACGATCAAGACGAAATCGTAGAATAA
- a CDS encoding DoxX family protein, producing MNNLEKYRPYVLALLRITAAYMFILHGTAKFWEFPISMTGGNGPVGDSMMIVGGVIEIIGSILLILGLFTRPAAFILSGQMAFAYFFMHVAGKGNLLFPIANGGELALLYSVLFFYFVFSGAGACALDNKFFKK from the coding sequence ATGAACAATCTTGAAAAATATCGCCCTTATGTATTAGCGCTATTACGCATCACTGCTGCTTACATGTTTATCTTACATGGCACAGCAAAATTCTGGGAGTTCCCAATTTCCATGACGGGTGGAAATGGCCCGGTCGGTGACTCAATGATGATTGTAGGTGGCGTGATTGAAATTATCGGCTCAATCTTATTAATTTTAGGATTATTTACGCGCCCAGCTGCGTTTATTTTATCTGGTCAAATGGCTTTTGCGTATTTCTTTATGCATGTGGCTGGAAAAGGGAATTTACTATTCCCAATTGCAAATGGCGGTGAGCTTGCGTTACTTTACTCTGTACTTTTCTTCTATTTTGTATTCTCTGGTGCAGGTGCTTGTGCCTTAGATAACAAGTTTTTTAAAAAGTAG
- the rpsB gene encoding 30S ribosomal protein S2: MAQVSMRDMINAGVHFGHQTRYWNPQMKPFIFGARNGVHIINLEKTLPLFNEALAELTRIASNNGKVLFVGTKRAASEAVQAAALDCQQYYVNHRWLGGMLTNWKTVRQSIKRLKDLETQSQDGTFDKLTKKEALMRSREMEKLELSLGGIKDMGGLPDALFVIGADHEHIAVKEANNLGIPVFAIVDTNSTPAGVDFVIPGNDDATRAIQLYVSAAAAAVKEGRGNEAQVAEELAADAE, translated from the coding sequence ATGGCACAAGTTTCAATGCGCGACATGATCAACGCAGGCGTACACTTCGGACACCAAACTCGTTACTGGAACCCACAAATGAAACCTTTCATTTTTGGTGCTCGTAACGGTGTTCACATCATCAACTTAGAAAAAACTTTACCTTTATTCAACGAAGCTTTAGCGGAATTAACTCGCATTGCTAGCAACAACGGTAAAGTATTATTCGTTGGTACAAAACGTGCAGCGTCTGAAGCAGTTCAAGCAGCAGCATTAGATTGTCAGCAATATTACGTAAACCACCGTTGGTTAGGTGGTATGTTGACTAACTGGAAAACCGTTCGTCAATCAATTAAACGTTTAAAAGATTTAGAAACCCAATCTCAAGACGGTACTTTTGATAAATTAACCAAAAAAGAAGCGTTAATGCGTAGCCGTGAGATGGAAAAACTTGAATTAAGCCTTGGCGGTATCAAAGATATGGGCGGCTTACCAGATGCATTATTTGTTATCGGTGCAGACCACGAACATATCGCAGTTAAAGAAGCAAACAACCTAGGTATTCCTGTATTTGCTATCGTTGATACTAACTCAACTCCAGCTGGCGTAGATTTCGTTATCCCTGGTAACGATGATGCGACTCGTGCTATCCAACTTTACGTTTCTGCAGCTGCAGCAGCAGTTAAAGAAGGTCGTGGTAACGAAGCTCAAGTTGCTGAAGAATTAGCAGCTGACGCAGAATAA
- the raiA gene encoding ribosome-associated translation inhibitor RaiA, producing MTLNITSKQMEITPAIREHVEERLAKLGKWQTQLINPHFVLNKVPNGFTVEASIGTPLGNLLASATSDDMYKAINEVEEKLERQLNKLQHKSESRRADERLKDSFES from the coding sequence ATGACACTTAATATCACCAGCAAACAAATGGAAATCACCCCTGCAATTCGTGAACACGTGGAGGAAAGACTCGCGAAATTAGGTAAATGGCAAACACAGTTAATTAACCCACATTTTGTTTTAAACAAAGTACCGAATGGATTTACTGTAGAAGCATCTATTGGCACACCACTGGGCAATTTATTGGCAAGTGCAACCTCAGATGATATGTATAAAGCAATTAATGAAGTTGAGGAAAAATTGGAGCGCCAGCTTAATAAACTTCAACATAAAAGTGAATCTCGTCGAGCAGATGAACGATTAAAAGATTCGTTTGAAAGTTAA